From a region of the Oncorhynchus tshawytscha isolate Ot180627B linkage group LG14, Otsh_v2.0, whole genome shotgun sequence genome:
- the zgc:112416 gene encoding uncharacterized protein C21orf58, which translates to MTDPMLAQMTRLKLRLLEKRLENERDNKDSRAESALSTRSFDGQAEALHSVLRRKKDLLQRLREQHMLEDLSRPHTWGGTGRRYRPDLLPPPVPLPPTPAPIHIYQPALVPPAPPPPHPPPQPPRIIQQMLPQQPATFIQQLPQQQPLIQQIPPPQPYPAPRSGSIKEDMVELMLMQNAQMHQIIMHNMMLKAIPPMALSPPNPGQDVVVRSAVKPRGNAVHHHHYGPQAQLLPPIGYPMWPSMASSLPEGQGGPHMPSVQHVTCPITLPPLNMY; encoded by the exons ATGACTGATCCCATGCTTGCCCAGATGACCAGACTCAAACTCAGGCTGCTGGAGAAG AGACTGGAGAACGAGAGGGACAACAAGGACAGCAGAGCAGAATCTGCCCTTTCGACCA GGAGTTTTGATGGACAGGCGGAAGCTTTGCACAGTGTGCTTAGACGAAAAAAGGACCTGCTGCAAAGACTGAGG GAGCAGCACATGTTGGAGGACCTGAGCAGACCTCACACCTGGGGTGGGACAGGGAGACGGTACCGCCCagaccttctccctcctcctgtccctctgcctCCTACTCCGGCCCCCATCCATATCTACCAGCCTGCCCTTGTACCCCCCGCTCCACCCCCGCCACACCCCCCGCCACAGCCCCCACGCATCATCCAGCAAATG TTGCCCCAGCAGCCTGCTACCTTCATTCAGCAGTTACCACAGCAACAGCCCCTCATACAACAGATACCCCCTCCTCAGCCTTACCCTGCACCAAGGTCTGGGAGCATCAAagaag acatggTGGAGCTGATGTTGATGCAGAATGCTCAGATGCATCAGATCATAatgcacaacatgatgctgaaaGCAATACCTCCCATGGCCCTGTCACCACCTAACCCAGGACAG GATGTTGTTGTGAGGTCAGCGGTCAAACCAAGAGGAAACGCCGTCCACCACCATCACTACGGCCCCCAGGCCCAACTGCTACCTCCCATTGGCTATCCCATGTGGCCCTCGATGGCGTCATCGCTACCTGAAGGGCAGGGCGGGCCTCATATGCCGTCCGTGCAGCATGTGACCTGCCCCATCACGTTGCCCCCACTCAATATGTATTAG